Proteins encoded within one genomic window of Bdellovibrionales bacterium CG10_big_fil_rev_8_21_14_0_10_45_34:
- the tsaD gene encoding tRNA (adenosine(37)-N6)-threonylcarbamoyltransferase complex transferase subunit TsaD, with translation MKVYLGIETSCDDSSVALVREDGYVIACSVLGQDKSHNVFGGIVPEIAGREHTENLLPLLENILQENELTTRDIDGIAVTSEPGLLGSLLVGVVTAKVLAMAFDKPFIGTNHIEGHIVAPLLHDRELSLDRDFHYPYLALVVSGGHTQLFHVLSHDNYIEMGRTRDDAAGEAFDKFAKTIGLGFPGGPLVDELAKKGRKGKFRFATAMTSSGDLDFSFSGLKTSALNVYRSMEHTEKLAELANLAADYQEAICDSLLYKLDEAQRQLNIQRVAISGGVSANSRLRQKAQVWADSRKVKLRIPPLRYCTDNAAMIALAGLLRLRQGQKSDQWLTPNPSVSFQQKPPRS, from the coding sequence ATGAAAGTCTATCTTGGAATCGAAACGAGTTGTGACGACTCATCGGTAGCACTCGTTCGCGAAGATGGATATGTCATTGCGTGCTCAGTACTGGGGCAAGACAAATCGCACAATGTTTTTGGCGGGATTGTGCCGGAGATCGCAGGTCGCGAACACACAGAAAATTTGCTCCCTCTCTTAGAAAATATTCTTCAAGAAAATGAACTTACCACTCGAGATATCGATGGCATCGCCGTTACAAGCGAGCCAGGTTTATTAGGCTCTCTCCTCGTAGGCGTAGTAACGGCAAAAGTTCTAGCAATGGCGTTTGATAAGCCGTTTATTGGTACAAATCATATTGAAGGTCATATTGTTGCTCCTTTGCTTCATGATAGGGAGCTCTCTTTAGATAGAGACTTTCATTATCCGTACCTTGCGCTTGTTGTGAGCGGTGGGCACACTCAACTTTTTCATGTGCTTTCTCACGACAACTATATTGAGATGGGGCGAACTCGAGATGACGCTGCAGGTGAAGCCTTTGACAAGTTTGCAAAGACAATTGGACTTGGATTCCCAGGGGGACCGCTGGTAGACGAGTTAGCAAAAAAAGGCAGAAAGGGAAAGTTCAGGTTTGCAACAGCGATGACATCGAGCGGTGACTTAGATTTTAGCTTCTCTGGATTAAAAACCTCGGCCCTGAATGTTTATCGTTCCATGGAGCACACAGAGAAATTAGCAGAATTGGCGAATCTAGCAGCAGACTACCAAGAGGCTATTTGCGACTCTCTTCTTTATAAGCTAGATGAAGCTCAGCGGCAGCTAAATATACAGCGAGTGGCCATCAGCGGAGGGGTAAGCGCGAACTCAAGACTTCGCCAAAAAGCGCAGGTTTGGGCCGACTCTCGAAAGGTAAAGCTAAGGATTCCTCCACTGCGCTACTGCACTGACAATGCTGCGATGATCGCTTTGGCAGGTTTGTTGAGGTTGAGACAAGGACAGAAGTCCGATCAATGGCTGACACCAAACCCTTCTGTATCATTTCAACAGAAACCGCCTCGTTCCTAG